From Trichoplusia ni isolate ovarian cell line Hi5 chromosome 8, tn1, whole genome shotgun sequence, one genomic window encodes:
- the LOC113497046 gene encoding collagen alpha-1(XXIII) chain-like, translating into MRGHCNRNREGPSQMGVEKQELLKMFVKFLQSDKLEHDLKMRCRGRHGIFGRGFGKHGHGMHHGRHGHHGPLGHRGHHGHHGGPHGFGRPHCNRGSHGPYGPHGRHGPHGSHGRHGPRGCFGHHGHDHMEKRGPHWIIDLTYNETDDVNDPQDNEQNASGSQAQDNDVQGQNDCNECKCSRFERHHRGRLGRWRLSPYKRREMPASAAENSCQTDGNETQDNLTVMVENINIENAAE; encoded by the coding sequence atgagAGGTCATTGCAATCGTAATCGGGAAGGCCCAAGTCAAATGGGTGTTGAAAAACAAGAGctattgaaaatgtttgtaaagtTTTTGCAATCGGATAAACTGGAACATGATCTGAAGATGCGTTGCCGCGGTCGTCATGGGATATTCGGACGTGGTTTTGGAAAACATGGACATGGGATGCATCACGGACGGCACGGGCATCATGGGCCCCTCGGTCACCGAGGGCATCATGGCCATCATGGAGGCCCACATGGCTTCGGAAGACCTCATTGTAACCGAGGCTCACATGGCCCGTATGGACCCCACGGCCGACATGGACCCCATGGCTCGCATGGTCGCCATGGCCCACGAGGATGTTTTGGTCACCACGGCCACGATCACATGGAGAAACGCGGCCCCCACTGGATCATTGACCTGACATACAATGAAACTGATGACGTCAACGATCCCCAAGACAATGAACAGAATGCATCGGGATCGCAAGCACAAGATAACGACGTTCAAGGTCAGAATGATTGCAATGAATGTAAGTGCTCTCGCTTCGAACGTCATCATCGAGGCAGACTTGGGCGTTGGAGGTTGAGCCCCTATAAAAGGAGGGAAATGCCAGCATCTGCTGCCGAAAACTCTTGCCAAACGGATGGAAACGAAACGCAGGATAATTTAACCGTTATGGtggaaaatattaacattgagAACGCAGCTGAATGA